From a single Collibacillus ludicampi genomic region:
- a CDS encoding helix-turn-helix domain-containing protein: protein MNYILELNAFRDWVMINRASTGQIALWYALMSINNQTGWKEWFSAPNQTLQLMTGLSRQGLDKARNGLIQLGLIQYKKGSPIKQANTK, encoded by the coding sequence GTGAATTACATCCTCGAGTTGAATGCGTTTCGCGATTGGGTAATGATAAACCGCGCTTCCACCGGACAGATTGCTTTATGGTACGCGTTGATGTCCATAAACAATCAGACTGGCTGGAAGGAATGGTTTTCGGCACCGAATCAAACGCTGCAACTGATGACTGGATTGTCCAGACAGGGATTAGACAAGGCGAGAAACGGTCTAATACAACTTGGGCTAATTCAGTATAAGAAGGGAAGTCCAATCAAGCAGGCCAATACAAAATGA
- a CDS encoding MmcB family DNA repair protein: MSGRPKKVRADQILRALSKRHEKDVWLTEVKTGPTWTAHPGELKRIDGLAIKPSWSSPCVTAYEVKVDRQGFLRDEKWPAYRQFCHRLYFACPKELIHPDELPEDVGLVTFNPENGNLHTAKAARFRDIEIPVTLLYHIVISRTDRDRHPFFSNRRKLFEAYVEDKKDKKNWVTLWEQNWCSN, from the coding sequence ATGAGCGGTAGGCCAAAGAAAGTGCGTGCAGATCAGATTTTACGTGCCTTATCAAAACGTCATGAAAAAGATGTCTGGCTCACAGAAGTCAAAACCGGTCCGACATGGACTGCTCATCCTGGTGAGTTGAAACGGATTGACGGACTGGCGATAAAACCGAGCTGGTCAAGCCCTTGTGTCACGGCATACGAGGTTAAAGTAGATCGCCAGGGTTTTCTGCGGGATGAGAAGTGGCCGGCATACCGACAGTTTTGTCACCGACTGTACTTTGCGTGTCCTAAAGAGCTGATCCACCCAGATGAATTGCCCGAGGACGTGGGATTGGTGACATTCAACCCAGAGAACGGAAACTTACACACGGCAAAGGCAGCGCGGTTTCGCGACATCGAAATTCCTGTCACGTTGTTATATCACATAGTGATCTCGCGAACGGACCGTGATAGACACCCATTCTTTAGTAATCGCAGGAAACTGTTCGAAGCCTACGTTGAAGACAAGAAAGATAAAAAGAATTGGGTTACCTTGTGGGAACAAAATTGGTGCAGCAACTGA
- a CDS encoding DUF1492 domain-containing protein encodes MEQLAFVEVLPKMTYEQVEKQVVALLKRYPKLPALIRSAERKAQGIGLVSSIRVPQAKIKRLVTVGRAYTTDVREYMHVQKAETLFHQIRGEDDEDEKALDEIRGLMIGTRPFGGEACVDVEGYVTSYEIAMRKWREKAERLKSEKEAIEQALDELKSYAPHLEQLLRMRYIEKRSVLEVAQKLSISERTHDYWKREAICEFAMLVGIID; translated from the coding sequence ATGGAACAGTTGGCTTTCGTGGAGGTGCTTCCGAAGATGACCTATGAGCAAGTAGAGAAACAAGTGGTTGCGTTACTCAAGCGGTATCCTAAGCTACCTGCGCTCATCAGATCGGCTGAACGGAAGGCACAGGGGATTGGGCTAGTCTCTTCGATCCGTGTTCCACAAGCAAAGATCAAACGACTCGTCACGGTTGGCCGTGCTTATACAACCGATGTCCGCGAATATATGCACGTACAGAAAGCCGAGACGCTGTTCCATCAGATTCGTGGTGAAGATGACGAGGATGAGAAGGCTCTGGATGAAATCCGCGGACTTATGATCGGTACGCGGCCGTTTGGTGGAGAGGCGTGTGTGGACGTTGAGGGGTATGTTACTTCTTATGAGATCGCAATGAGGAAATGGAGAGAGAAAGCAGAGCGACTCAAGTCCGAGAAAGAAGCTATTGAGCAGGCACTGGATGAACTGAAGTCGTATGCGCCTCATTTGGAACAATTATTGCGAATGAGATACATCGAGAAGAGAAGTGTGCTTGAAGTAGCGCAGAAACTTAGTATTTCGGAGAGGACACATGACTACTGGAAGAGGGAGGCCATCTGCGAGTTTGCTATGTTGGTGGGAATTATAGATTGA
- the bet gene encoding phage recombination protein Bet, translating into MAEAKANLQVVTGGSSMPTLNVSNEQKLQAIRDTVAKGATDAEFVMLMHLANRYQLDPFLKEIWFIKYGNTPTIMVSRDGLRNYAQRQEDFEGLISQEVRKGDTFKYNPITGEIHHETGDGSGPITKAYALVYRKNRKPHIELVDFKEYYDALSAKNPVWKSHPSAMIKKVAEVLALKKCYTITGLYAPEEMGMQEPDMIDVTPPEESEKIRPNQKQSVVYTINHDQPRMASEKQRKAIFAIAHEKNLSDDEIRECMIAITGKSSTKELTSEEASKLIEYFKSYQPISPDQPATPQIEHDQAIEQSTLDDLLGDLPDELDPDQKFPWEE; encoded by the coding sequence ATGGCGGAGGCAAAAGCCAATCTGCAAGTTGTTACCGGCGGTTCATCCATGCCGACTTTAAACGTATCAAACGAGCAAAAGCTGCAAGCTATCCGCGATACCGTTGCGAAAGGAGCAACCGACGCTGAGTTCGTCATGCTCATGCATTTGGCCAACCGGTATCAGTTGGACCCCTTTCTTAAAGAGATCTGGTTTATCAAGTACGGCAATACACCGACCATCATGGTCAGCCGGGATGGTCTACGCAATTACGCACAACGACAAGAAGATTTCGAGGGTCTGATCAGTCAAGAAGTGCGGAAAGGGGACACATTCAAATACAACCCGATCACTGGTGAGATTCATCATGAAACCGGTGATGGTAGTGGACCTATTACGAAAGCGTACGCCCTCGTCTATCGGAAAAACCGAAAGCCGCATATCGAATTGGTAGATTTCAAGGAGTATTACGATGCACTAAGCGCGAAAAACCCCGTTTGGAAGTCTCATCCGAGTGCGATGATCAAAAAAGTTGCGGAGGTTCTGGCTCTCAAAAAATGCTACACGATCACGGGTCTCTATGCGCCGGAGGAAATGGGAATGCAGGAGCCGGATATGATCGATGTGACCCCGCCGGAAGAGTCCGAGAAAATCAGACCTAATCAAAAGCAATCCGTTGTCTATACGATCAATCATGATCAACCAAGGATGGCATCGGAAAAACAGCGCAAAGCCATCTTCGCGATCGCGCATGAAAAGAACCTCTCCGATGACGAGATTCGTGAATGTATGATCGCGATCACAGGAAAATCGAGCACCAAAGAACTGACAAGCGAAGAAGCGAGCAAGCTGATCGAGTATTTCAAAAGCTATCAACCGATATCCCCAGATCAGCCAGCAACACCACAGATAGAACATGATCAGGCTATAGAGCAATCAACACTCGATGACTTGCTTGGTGATTTACCCGACGAACTGGATCCAGATCAGAAGTTTCCGTGGGAAGAATAA
- a CDS encoding Holliday junction resolvase RecU, translating to MTYANRGMGFEALINMSNDIYNRRGLAIITKRPTPMKVLGPAKIKNQHVAVFEKPSTVDYTGVYRGRAIEFEAKSTHSLTSWPLKDIHEHQVDHLRKVDQHGGIAFVLVEFVKQHAVYLLTVKHLLYAWTAAQTGGRKSIPIDEFDRLCLQVRSGRGVPVDYLAAVDQLIMEVESA from the coding sequence GTGACATACGCCAACAGGGGAATGGGCTTTGAGGCACTCATTAACATGTCGAATGACATTTACAACCGTCGCGGATTGGCGATCATTACAAAGCGTCCAACGCCGATGAAAGTGCTCGGTCCCGCTAAGATCAAAAACCAGCATGTTGCCGTATTCGAAAAGCCCAGCACCGTCGATTACACCGGAGTGTACCGAGGGCGGGCGATCGAGTTTGAGGCGAAGTCCACGCATTCATTGACATCTTGGCCACTAAAAGACATCCATGAGCATCAGGTAGATCACTTACGGAAAGTGGATCAGCATGGCGGAATCGCATTTGTGCTCGTCGAGTTCGTGAAACAACATGCCGTGTATCTATTGACAGTGAAGCATTTATTGTACGCTTGGACGGCTGCGCAAACGGGGGGACGAAAGAGTATACCGATCGATGAATTTGACAGACTTTGTCTCCAGGTGAGATCTGGGCGCGGGGTGCCGGTAGATTATCTTGCAGCAGTGGATCAGCTGATAATGGAGGTGGAAAGTGCGTGA
- a CDS encoding DNA adenine methylase, producing the protein MSHVRIRSPLLWYGGKCKLAQIIINLIPRHRCYVEPFAGGAHVLTQKPPAEFEVYNDIDGEVVNFLLELRKDPDRMAAALETLPYSRALYEQWKWEEWPADPFERAVRWFYINRSAVTAGNNHRSGWRHGNTRNPAKDFHTSITLLRSFAERFKYVQIECRDFREVIQVYDSPSTVFYVDPPYVGNENRYKGGFKKTDHIELTDLLETIKGKAIVSYYEHDMINQLYKGWRRIEIDSFTSSQVVKKGTSRPKRTELLFMNYEDNQLTIFDAEVNAR; encoded by the coding sequence ATGAGCCATGTAAGAATCAGATCTCCTCTCTTGTGGTACGGCGGCAAATGCAAACTAGCTCAGATAATTATAAACCTTATTCCACGACATCGGTGTTATGTTGAACCATTTGCTGGAGGAGCGCATGTTCTGACCCAAAAGCCACCGGCAGAATTCGAGGTATACAATGACATCGATGGAGAAGTTGTAAATTTTCTGCTTGAACTGAGGAAAGATCCGGACCGAATGGCAGCCGCATTAGAAACATTGCCATACAGCCGAGCGCTTTATGAACAATGGAAATGGGAAGAGTGGCCGGCAGATCCCTTTGAAAGAGCGGTTCGATGGTTTTATATCAATCGCTCAGCTGTTACAGCGGGAAATAATCATCGTTCTGGATGGCGACATGGTAACACAAGAAACCCAGCGAAAGATTTCCATACGAGCATTACACTTCTCAGATCATTTGCTGAGCGTTTCAAATATGTACAAATCGAATGCCGCGATTTTCGTGAAGTGATCCAAGTCTACGATTCACCGTCTACAGTATTCTACGTGGATCCGCCGTACGTGGGAAACGAGAACCGCTATAAGGGAGGATTCAAGAAAACGGATCACATTGAATTGACGGATCTTCTTGAAACGATCAAAGGTAAGGCGATTGTGTCGTATTACGAACATGATATGATCAATCAATTATATAAAGGATGGCGTCGTATAGAGATCGATTCATTTACAAGTTCACAAGTTGTTAAAAAAGGAACAAGTCGTCCAAAGAGAACGGAATTACTCTTCATGAATTATGAAGATAACCAATTGACCATATTCGACGCGGAGGTGAATGCTAGGTGA
- a CDS encoding DnaB-like helicase N-terminal domain-containing protein: protein MVGTEVGTEVGTEVGTEVGTEGAFQLTHEERGSSTYLNININKKDDDDRVRDSMREIAECYATLRGIKIHSLTSADIGYISKLAESEIPLDFILQTMKSIAEQYDVNSMFYFFKAINSEWKKSGISRRCMLKLQVHPLWPMRKHTQSRCRKACSVRLGGCSMQAANGLPHSKETEEILVGGLLAREQWLEDIVDLLHSSDFYDPLCERIWKAMIRLYNANKRVDMVSVAQLLSPKRRTN from the coding sequence GTGGTTGGCACAGAAGTAGGCACAGAAGTAGGCACAGAAGTAGGCACAGAAGTAGGCACAGAAGGAGCGTTCCAGTTGACACACGAGGAGCGCGGAAGTAGCACATACCTAAACATAAATATAAACAAAAAAGATGATGATGATCGCGTGCGTGATTCGATGAGAGAAATAGCAGAATGCTATGCAACTCTACGTGGAATCAAGATCCATTCGCTAACAAGCGCGGATATCGGATATATCAGCAAGTTGGCGGAATCTGAAATCCCACTCGATTTCATCCTACAAACCATGAAATCCATTGCGGAACAGTATGACGTGAATTCCATGTTCTACTTCTTCAAAGCGATAAACAGCGAGTGGAAAAAATCGGGGATATCAAGAAGGTGCATGCTGAAGTTGCAGGTGCATCCGCTTTGGCCAATGCGGAAGCATACTCAAAGCAGATGCCGGAAAGCGTGCAGCGTACGCTTAGGAGGTTGCTCCATGCAAGCGGCTAATGGCCTTCCTCACTCGAAAGAGACCGAGGAAATCCTCGTTGGCGGACTGCTTGCGCGCGAGCAATGGCTTGAAGACATCGTTGATCTCCTGCATTCGAGTGACTTCTACGATCCGCTGTGTGAACGCATCTGGAAAGCTATGATCCGTCTGTATAACGCAAACAAACGGGTCGATATGGTCTCTGTTGCCCAGCTTTTATCGCCGAAAAGACGGACGAACTGA